A genomic stretch from Candidatus Margulisiibacteriota bacterium includes:
- a CDS encoding TrpB-like pyridoxal phosphate-dependent enzyme codes for MTDRKILLSEKEMPQKWYNIAPDLKTPLAPPLHPATHKPLGPEDLAPLFPMGLIAQEMCLDPMIEIPNEIVDVLKLWRPTPLVRALSLEKALKTKARIYYKNESVSPAGSHKPNTSVAQVYYNKQEGVKRIATETGAGQWGSALAFACSLFGLECQVYMVRVSFDQKPYRKLLMQTWGGKVDASPSKLTKYGRAVLEKDPGNPGSLGLAISEAVEDAVGRDDTKYSLGSVLNHVLLHQTIIGLEAIEQLKLIGEKNPDVVIGCVGGGSNFAGLAFPFLKDKLKGKTNPKVLAVEPMSCPTLTKGLYEYDFGDMAGMTPLVKMYTLGHDFMPPAIHAGGLRYHGMAPLVSNLAKDKVIEARAYHQNECFASAVLFARTEGIVPAPESSHAIHCAIDEAKKAKEGEVIIFNLSGHGHFDMASYDKFFSGQLEDYEYPMELIKEALKKVPKV; via the coding sequence ATGACCGACCGCAAGATATTGCTCAGCGAAAAGGAAATGCCCCAGAAATGGTACAACATCGCTCCGGACCTGAAGACGCCGCTCGCCCCGCCGCTGCACCCGGCCACGCATAAGCCGCTCGGCCCCGAGGACCTGGCGCCGCTCTTCCCGATGGGCCTGATCGCCCAGGAGATGTGTCTCGACCCGATGATCGAGATCCCGAACGAGATCGTCGATGTCCTGAAACTGTGGCGGCCGACGCCGCTGGTCCGCGCCCTGAGCCTGGAAAAAGCGCTCAAGACCAAAGCGCGCATTTATTACAAGAACGAAAGCGTCTCGCCGGCCGGTTCGCACAAGCCGAACACCTCGGTCGCTCAGGTCTATTACAACAAGCAGGAAGGGGTCAAGCGGATCGCCACCGAGACCGGGGCGGGGCAGTGGGGCTCGGCCCTCGCTTTTGCCTGCTCTTTGTTCGGCCTGGAATGCCAGGTCTACATGGTCCGCGTCAGCTTCGACCAGAAGCCGTACCGGAAGCTGTTGATGCAAACCTGGGGCGGCAAAGTTGACGCTTCCCCGAGCAAGTTGACCAAATACGGCCGGGCGGTGCTGGAAAAGGATCCGGGCAATCCCGGCAGCCTCGGACTGGCGATCTCGGAAGCGGTCGAGGACGCGGTCGGCCGCGACGACACCAAGTATTCGCTCGGTTCGGTCTTGAACCATGTGCTGCTCCACCAGACGATCATCGGCCTGGAAGCGATCGAGCAGTTGAAGCTGATCGGCGAAAAGAACCCGGACGTGGTGATCGGCTGCGTCGGCGGCGGCAGCAACTTTGCCGGCCTGGCGTTCCCGTTCCTCAAGGACAAGCTAAAGGGGAAAACGAACCCCAAAGTGCTCGCCGTCGAGCCGATGTCGTGCCCGACGCTGACCAAAGGGCTTTACGAGTACGATTTCGGCGACATGGCCGGCATGACCCCGCTGGTCAAAATGTACACCCTCGGCCACGATTTCATGCCGCCGGCGATCCACGCCGGCGGTTTGCGCTACCACGGCATGGCGCCGCTGGTCAGCAATTTGGCCAAGGACAAGGTGATCGAGGCGCGCGCTTACCACCAGAACGAGTGCTTTGCCTCGGCCGTCTTGTTCGCCCGGACCGAGGGGATCGTCCCCGCGCCGGAAAGCTCGCACGCCATCCACTGCGCGATCGACGAGGCGAAGAAGGCGAAAGAGGGCGAGGTCATCATCTTTAACTTAAGCGGCCACGGCCACTTTGACATGGCTTCCTACGATAAGTTCTTCTCCGGCCAGCTGGAGGATTACGAGTACCCCATGGAGCTGATCAAGGAAGCGTTGAAGAAGGTCCCCAAAGTCTGA
- a CDS encoding GAF domain-containing protein produces MIFFTGETKDQSVLRQLQQLVDDATDLCNVPLVLLSLLDRETGYFHFRAMGGMNKPLLRSAIKAGELVAGRDLFSFKHKPDINKYIRTIVEGRVLSISDIDSAIENILPKPAFQAVQFFLKLKQIASMPLIINGQVEGIAVFISQKEKIAPADLKLMNTFANESRLLLENLLLASTLEQQVTKRTGELQTALNAHERIEGELKESEQRLLFLSRTAEQLMDLPTEADLFAFIANNLRQFIRDSIIGTAEYDEASGCLFARSIVGLGKSLQPAIDLFGRDPYKMPFQGKEEILEILKAGKLTEITGGIEELSVDIPPPVWLSIKKLLNIGALYVIGITWQGKLLGDVAILLPNGATLKNGPAIEAFVKGAAVILQRRNAETALLASREAFYNIVEKSPIGLLVLDQEKKVCFINAQGEKLLGRQREDFLGQLFVPPLADKHLPEIAIKLANGRTGTGVLNIVETSWAGKKAELITVIDVTSRAQAETELNKKVKELEDFCKAIEGREIRMAELEKEIERFRKQAK; encoded by the coding sequence ATGATATTTTTCACGGGCGAAACAAAGGATCAGTCTGTTCTGCGGCAATTACAGCAGCTCGTCGACGATGCCACCGACCTGTGCAACGTTCCGCTCGTTCTTTTGTCCCTACTTGACCGGGAAACCGGTTACTTCCATTTCCGGGCAATGGGGGGCATGAACAAACCTTTGCTAAGATCAGCGATCAAAGCCGGCGAACTGGTCGCCGGTCGAGACCTTTTCTCGTTCAAGCATAAGCCCGATATTAATAAATACATTAGAACGATCGTTGAGGGCCGGGTTTTATCAATCTCTGATATTGATTCGGCGATTGAAAATATCCTGCCTAAACCGGCGTTTCAGGCCGTGCAATTTTTCCTGAAGCTCAAACAGATCGCCAGTATGCCCCTGATCATCAACGGGCAAGTAGAAGGGATAGCCGTATTTATTTCGCAAAAGGAGAAGATCGCTCCGGCCGATCTCAAATTAATGAACACCTTTGCCAATGAGAGCCGGCTGCTGCTGGAGAATCTTCTCTTGGCCTCCACCCTCGAACAACAGGTTACGAAGCGGACCGGGGAACTGCAAACCGCCTTGAACGCTCATGAACGGATCGAAGGCGAGCTGAAAGAATCGGAACAACGGCTGCTGTTCCTCTCCCGCACCGCCGAACAGCTGATGGATCTGCCCACGGAGGCCGATCTATTCGCTTTTATCGCCAACAATCTCAGACAATTCATCCGTGACTCGATCATCGGGACCGCTGAATACGATGAAGCTTCCGGTTGTCTGTTCGCCCGGTCAATCGTCGGTCTGGGCAAGTCGCTCCAGCCGGCCATCGATCTGTTCGGCCGAGATCCCTATAAAATGCCGTTCCAAGGCAAGGAAGAAATTCTAGAGATACTGAAGGCCGGCAAGTTGACGGAAATCACCGGCGGCATCGAGGAGCTTTCCGTCGATATCCCGCCGCCGGTCTGGCTCTCTATTAAAAAACTGCTGAACATCGGGGCGCTTTATGTCATCGGTATCACCTGGCAGGGAAAATTACTGGGCGACGTAGCGATCCTCTTGCCCAACGGCGCAACATTAAAGAACGGTCCGGCAATCGAAGCTTTTGTCAAAGGGGCGGCTGTTATTCTACAGCGCCGGAATGCGGAAACCGCCCTGCTTGCCAGCCGTGAAGCTTTTTACAACATCGTGGAAAAAAGCCCGATCGGCTTGCTCGTCCTGGACCAGGAGAAAAAAGTTTGTTTTATCAACGCTCAGGGCGAAAAGCTGCTGGGCCGGCAAAGGGAAGATTTCCTCGGCCAGCTCTTTGTTCCGCCCCTGGCCGACAAGCACCTGCCGGAGATCGCGATCAAATTAGCTAACGGCCGGACCGGGACCGGCGTGCTTAATATCGTTGAGACCAGCTGGGCAGGGAAAAAAGCCGAATTGATCACGGTCATCGACGTCACCAGCCGCGCGCAGGCCGAAACGGAGCTGAATAAAAAAGTCAAAGAGCTGGAAGATTTCTGCAAAGCGATCGAAGGCCGCGAGATAAGAATGGCCGAGCTGGAAAAAGAAATCGAGCGGTTCCGGAAACAGGCGAAATAA
- a CDS encoding GAF domain-containing protein, whose amino-acid sequence MSETMNQLVLRQLQQIVDDATDLCHVPLVLISLFDKESGYFHFRALGGISNPFIQTAIKAGELIAGRKLLTYQHTADVNAYVKKIVERQTLMITDIYSATENLLPRPAIEAAQFFLKIKQIASLPIVVNGQMAGMAGFISQKEITPQDLKLMNAFANEIRLLLENLLLASTLEQKVAERTRELQATLAAHERTESALKESEQRLRFLSRTAEQLLNLPAEADPFAYIVENIKQLAGEAIVGVAEYDPESQCLFARSIAGLGKYLQPVINLLGSDPSKMAYKGDEATRQMLLTGKLVEVEDGMTKLSVDIPPMVWNTIKNLINIGSVHAIGLTWQGKLLGDVLILLPRDAELKNAPVIEAFVKQAAVVLQRKKAEESLIAGREAFYNIVEKSPIGLLVLDQEKKVRFINAQGEKLLGRKREDFLGQLFVPPLADKHLPEIAIKLDNGSTGIGTLNIVETGWEGKQAELIAISDVTSRAQAETELNKKVKELEDFCKAIEGREIKMASLEKEIERLRKQAE is encoded by the coding sequence ATGAGCGAGACAATGAACCAGTTGGTCTTGCGGCAGTTACAGCAGATCGTCGATGACGCCACCGACTTATGCCACGTTCCGCTCGTCCTCATCTCATTATTCGACAAAGAATCCGGTTATTTCCATTTCCGGGCGCTGGGCGGCATTAGCAACCCGTTCATCCAAACCGCGATCAAGGCTGGCGAACTGATCGCCGGGCGCAAGCTTCTGACCTACCAGCATACGGCCGACGTTAACGCTTACGTGAAAAAGATCGTTGAGCGCCAGACCCTGATGATCACCGACATTTACTCGGCGACCGAGAACCTCCTGCCCCGACCGGCCATCGAGGCCGCCCAATTTTTCCTGAAGATCAAACAGATCGCCAGCCTGCCGATCGTTGTTAACGGGCAAATGGCGGGCATGGCCGGTTTTATTTCACAGAAGGAGATCACGCCCCAGGACCTGAAACTGATGAACGCTTTTGCGAACGAGATCCGCCTGCTGCTGGAGAATCTTCTCTTGGCCTCCACTCTCGAACAAAAGGTCGCGGAACGGACCCGGGAACTGCAAGCCACTTTGGCCGCCCATGAGCGGACCGAAAGCGCGCTGAAAGAATCGGAACAGCGGCTGCGGTTCCTTTCCCGCACCGCCGAGCAGCTGTTGAATTTGCCGGCGGAGGCCGATCCGTTCGCCTATATCGTTGAGAATATCAAACAGTTGGCCGGCGAAGCGATCGTCGGGGTCGCGGAATACGATCCCGAGTCGCAGTGCCTGTTCGCCCGCTCCATCGCCGGGCTGGGCAAGTACCTGCAGCCGGTCATCAATCTGCTCGGCAGCGACCCCAGCAAAATGGCCTATAAAGGGGATGAAGCCACCCGGCAAATGTTGCTGACCGGCAAACTGGTCGAGGTCGAAGATGGCATGACCAAGCTCTCGGTCGATATCCCGCCCATGGTCTGGAACACTATCAAAAACCTGATCAATATCGGGTCGGTCCACGCGATCGGCTTGACCTGGCAGGGCAAATTACTGGGCGACGTGCTGATCCTGCTGCCCCGGGACGCGGAGCTGAAGAACGCGCCGGTCATCGAAGCGTTCGTGAAACAGGCAGCGGTCGTCCTGCAGCGCAAAAAAGCGGAAGAATCGCTGATTGCCGGCCGCGAAGCTTTTTACAACATCGTGGAAAAAAGCCCGATCGGTTTGCTCGTCCTGGACCAGGAGAAAAAAGTCCGTTTTATCAACGCTCAGGGCGAAAAGCTGCTGGGCCGGAAAAGGGAAGATTTCCTCGGCCAGCTTTTTGTCCCGCCCCTGGCCGACAAGCACCTGCCGGAGATCGCGATCAAGCTGGACAACGGCTCGACCGGCATCGGCACGCTCAATATCGTTGAGACCGGTTGGGAAGGGAAACAGGCCGAATTGATCGCGATCAGCGACGTCACCAGCCGCGCGCAGGCCGAAACGGAACTAAATAAAAAAGTCAAAGAGCTGGAAGATTTCTGCAAAGCGATCGAAGGCCGCGAGATAAAAATGGCCAGCTTGGAGAAAGAGATCGAGCGGCTCCGGAAACAGGCGGAATAA
- a CDS encoding DUF47 family protein — MILQIFPKKVDFFALFEKQAACAAEAARYFKEVVSAGVMGETEVQTIHAIEQRADDAAHAIINQLNKTFITPFDREDIHSLAIELDDVVDMLYTIVSRLKVYKLDGVNPNLVKFAAVIEESVVAVEKAIRGMRDLKHLQAVSETCVEINRLENIGDAMRDDMLTDLFENEKDFIAVLKWKEIYQESETVLDICEDVAHMVQSLLLKQA; from the coding sequence ATGATCTTGCAGATCTTCCCCAAGAAAGTCGATTTTTTCGCCCTGTTTGAAAAACAAGCCGCCTGCGCGGCCGAGGCCGCGCGGTATTTTAAGGAAGTCGTCTCGGCCGGCGTTATGGGGGAGACCGAGGTGCAAACGATCCACGCGATCGAGCAGCGGGCCGACGACGCCGCCCACGCCATCATCAACCAGCTGAACAAGACTTTTATCACCCCGTTCGACCGGGAAGACATCCATTCGCTGGCGATCGAGCTCGACGACGTGGTCGACATGCTTTACACCATCGTCAGCCGCCTCAAGGTCTATAAGTTGGACGGAGTTAATCCCAATCTGGTGAAGTTCGCGGCGGTGATCGAGGAGTCGGTCGTGGCGGTGGAAAAAGCGATCAGGGGGATGCGCGACCTCAAGCACCTGCAGGCGGTATCCGAGACCTGCGTCGAGATCAACCGGCTGGAGAACATCGGCGACGCGATGCGCGACGATATGCTGACCGACCTTTTTGAGAACGAAAAGGACTTTATCGCCGTCCTGAAGTGGAAAGAGATCTACCAGGAGTCGGAGACGGTCCTGGACATTTGCGAAGACGTTGCCCACATGGTCCAATCGCTGCTTTTAAAGCAGGCTTAA
- a CDS encoding inorganic phosphate transporter, protein MTLAIILLIALALLFDFLNGFHDSANSIATIVSTRVLSPRRAVVWAAFFNFLAFFFFGLHVADTIGKGIIDINIIDKQIIFGTLMGACGWNIITWYFGLPTSSSHALIGGMIGAALVKSGPQALVWQGITKAVAFIFISPVVGLILGSLLGGIVYWLFRDSSPFKVDHLFRKGQLVSAALYSMGHGSNDAQKTMGVIASLLFSAGLLGGRYHIPGWVVIACYAAISFGTMFGGWRIVKTMGQKISKLKPVDGFCAETGAAITLFFSSAMGIPVSTTHTITGAIMGVGSIKRFSAVKWDMAGKIAWAWVITIPAAAAISAVSYFLVKLL, encoded by the coding sequence ATGACACTGGCCATCATCCTGCTTATCGCCCTGGCGCTGCTCTTTGATTTTCTCAACGGCTTCCACGATTCGGCCAATTCGATTGCCACGATCGTCTCGACCCGGGTCCTGTCGCCGCGGCGAGCGGTGGTCTGGGCCGCTTTTTTTAATTTTCTGGCTTTCTTCTTTTTCGGCCTGCACGTGGCCGACACGATCGGCAAGGGGATCATCGACATCAACATCATCGATAAGCAGATCATTTTCGGCACGCTGATGGGCGCCTGCGGCTGGAACATCATCACCTGGTATTTTGGCCTGCCGACCAGCTCGTCGCACGCCCTGATCGGCGGCATGATCGGCGCCGCGCTGGTCAAGTCCGGCCCGCAAGCCCTGGTCTGGCAGGGGATCACCAAAGCGGTAGCCTTTATCTTTATCTCGCCGGTCGTCGGTTTGATCCTCGGTTCGTTGCTGGGAGGGATCGTCTACTGGCTGTTCCGGGACAGTTCCCCGTTCAAGGTCGACCATCTATTCCGTAAAGGACAGCTGGTCTCGGCCGCGCTGTACAGCATGGGGCACGGCAGCAATGACGCGCAGAAGACGATGGGGGTCATTGCCAGCTTGCTGTTCAGCGCCGGCTTGCTTGGCGGCCGATATCACATCCCGGGCTGGGTAGTGATCGCCTGCTATGCCGCGATCTCTTTCGGCACGATGTTCGGCGGCTGGCGGATCGTCAAGACGATGGGGCAGAAGATCTCCAAGCTGAAACCGGTCGACGGATTTTGCGCCGAGACCGGGGCGGCAATAACGCTCTTTTTCTCTTCAGCGATGGGTATCCCGGTCAGCACCACGCACACGATCACCGGGGCGATTATGGGGGTCGGCTCGATCAAGCGCTTCAGCGCGGTCAAGTGGGACATGGCCGGGAAGATCGCCTGGGCCTGGGTCATCACCATCCCGGCGGCGGCCGCCATTTCCGCCGTTTCTTATTTCCTCGTCAAACTCCTGTAA